In a genomic window of Aquila chrysaetos chrysaetos chromosome Z, bAquChr1.4, whole genome shotgun sequence:
- the LOC115336465 gene encoding E3 ubiquitin-protein ligase KCMF1 isoform X3: MQCILTRVDFDLYYGGEAFSVEQPQSFTCPYCGKMGYTETSLQEHVTSEHAETSTEVICPICAALPGGDPNHVTDDFAAHLTLEHRAPRDLDESSGVRHVRRMFHPGRGLGGPRARRSNMHFTTSSPGGLSSSQSSYSPSNREAMDPIAELLSQLSGVRRSAGGQLNSSGPSASQLQQLQMQLQLERQHAQAARQQLETARNATRRTNTINLNTTMTQSTTTTNTSNTENSQQTIQNSQFLLTRLNDPKMSEAERQSMESERADCSLFVQELLLSTLMREESSSSDEDERGEIADFGAMGCVDIMPLDVALENLNLKESNKGNEPPPPPL; the protein is encoded by the exons ATTTGTACTATGGTGGAGAAGCTTTCTCTGTAGAGCAGCCACAATCTTTTACTTGTCCTTATTGTGGGAAAATGGGTTACACGGAAACATCTCTTCAAGAACATGTTACTTCTGAGCATGCAGAAACATCAACAGAAGTG ATTTGTCCAATATGTGCAGCATTACCTGGAGGGGATCCGAATCATGTCACAGATGACTTTGCAGCTCATCTTACACTGGAACACAGAGCTCCTAGAGATTTA GATGAATCCAGTGGTGTTCGGCACGTACGTAGGATGTTCCACCCAGGTCGGGGTTTGGGAGGCCCCCGTGCACGTAGATCAAACATGCACTTTACTACTAGTTCCCCTGGTGGGCTTTCATCTTCTCAGAGTTCATATTCTCCAAGCAATAGAGAAGCCATGGATCCTATAGCTG AGCTTTTATCTCAGCTATCAGGCGTGAGGCGTTCTGCAGGAGGACAGCTCAACTCCTCTGgcccttctgcttctcagttacagcagctgcagatgCAACTGCAGTTGGAACGACAACATGCACAGGCAGCAAGACAACAACTGGAGACTGCACGCAATGCAACTAGGCGCACCAACACGATCAATCTCAACACCACTATGACACAATCTACAACAACAACCAACACATCtaacacagaaaacagtcaGCAGACTATCCAGAATTCCCAGTTTCTTCTTACAAG GTTGAATGATCCGAAGATGTCGGAAGCAGAGCGTCAGTCAATGGAAAGCGAACGGGCAGACTGCAGCCTGTTTGTTCAGGAGCTTCTACTGTCCACTTTGATGCGGGAAGAAAGTTCCTCCTCAGATGAGGATGAGCGGGGGGAGATTGCAGATTTTGGTGCTATGGGCTGTGTAGATATTATGCCTCTAGATGTTGCTTTAGAAAACCTAAATTTGAAAGAGAGTAATAAAGGAAATGagcctcctccacctcctctttGA